A portion of the Mycoplasma sp. (ex Biomphalaria glabrata) genome contains these proteins:
- a CDS encoding ABC transporter permease — translation MSLHKSWLITKLFFESWRRNFQGPFFAFGFPLMILLIMGEIQRVQWGPTPTPNQYETFLTTIMGIVGLSAASVTITSMPMNLLGFKESIIIKRIAITPIRKIDFILAPVILGFLITVASAIWIIALSLAFFNYQIIESFKHLEHFKGTTAIPVTYGAGAIFSMLTGFLLVIIVGMSIGLFCASFTKTQQSGIGICMMIYFPSILLSGAGLPMPLITKSPILNVVSYFMPTRYFLEILNISILYGGDGIFTNAHINDITYVPSSNPFVTAGSIYPDNMPAWALIPINVGIAALFMGLTYKLWKW, via the coding sequence ATGTCTTTGCATAAAAGTTGATTAATTACAAAGCTATTTTTTGAAAGTTGAAGAAGAAATTTTCAAGGGCCTTTTTTTGCCTTCGGTTTTCCTTTAATGATTTTATTAATAATGGGAGAAATTCAAAGAGTTCAATGAGGACCAACTCCAACGCCAAATCAATATGAAACTTTTTTAACAACGATAATGGGAATTGTTGGATTATCTGCTGCAAGTGTAACCATTACATCTATGCCGATGAACCTTTTAGGTTTTAAGGAATCAATCATTATTAAACGAATTGCTATTACTCCGATTCGTAAAATAGATTTTATTCTTGCCCCGGTTATTTTAGGGTTTTTGATAACTGTTGCTTCAGCAATATGAATAATAGCGTTATCTTTAGCTTTTTTTAATTATCAAATTATTGAATCATTTAAACATTTAGAACATTTTAAAGGAACAACTGCTATTCCAGTAACTTACGGAGCGGGCGCAATATTTTCAATGTTAACAGGATTTTTATTAGTTATCATTGTTGGAATGTCGATTGGTTTATTTTGCGCTAGTTTTACTAAAACCCAACAATCCGGAATAGGGATTTGTATGATGATTTACTTTCCTTCAATATTATTGAGCGGAGCTGGTTTACCGATGCCATTAATTACTAAATCTCCAATTTTAAATGTTGTTAGTTATTTTATGCCAACTCGTTATTTTCTAGAAATTTTAAATATTTCCATATTATATGGAGGTGACGGTATATTTACTAATGCTCATATAAACGACATTACATATGTTCCATCATCAAATCCATTCGTTACAGCTGGTTCAATTTATCCAGATAATATGCCAGCATGAGCATTAATTCCGATAAATGTAGGAATAGCTGCATTATTCATGGGATTAACATATAAATTGTGAAAATGATAA
- a CDS encoding phosphotransferase, giving the protein MIKKSYPLLISSKIENGYLITEGKYLHNANHILCMDEEILIKTYKKIDELHQIETENLNILPFHFYNEWFEMADGIKNMWIPFNQYLDWIRNFHNRYFKTSNLVICHNDLHPGNILIDQDIQENIYLIDWDFAIYSDLYMDYASVIVENLLACPIGMETFLKYNKKLHLNEYKMNCFIRYQVLYWLAWANLCYEKTLEIKYKEIFQLFQRFFSLFSYDD; this is encoded by the coding sequence TTGATTAAAAAATCCTATCCATTATTAATTTCTTCAAAAATTGAAAATGGATACTTAATAACTGAAGGAAAATACCTTCATAATGCAAATCACATTCTATGTATGGATGAAGAAATTTTAATTAAAACTTATAAGAAAATAGATGAACTTCATCAAATTGAAACTGAAAATTTGAATATTTTGCCATTCCATTTTTATAATGAGTGATTTGAAATGGCTGATGGTATAAAAAATATGTGAATCCCTTTTAATCAGTACTTAGATTGAATTAGAAATTTTCATAACCGATATTTTAAAACATCTAATTTAGTTATTTGTCATAATGACTTGCATCCAGGTAATATATTGATTGATCAAGACATACAAGAAAACATTTATCTTATTGATTGAGATTTCGCTATATATAGTGATTTATATATGGATTATGCCAGCGTGATTGTTGAAAATTTATTAGCTTGCCCGATTGGTATGGAAACTTTTCTAAAATACAATAAGAAATTACACTTAAACGAATATAAAATGAATTGCTTCATTCGTTATCAAGTTCTATACTGATTAGCGTGAGCCAATCTTTGCTACGAAAAAACATTAGAGATAAAATATAAGGAAATTTTTCAACTATTTCAAAGATTTTTTAGCCTTTTCAGTTATGACGATTAG